The DNA region CACGTGCTCGATGTTCCGAAGGATCCGGAATTCTTCTTCGGCTCCCTGGACGGGTACCGCGTGGTCTTCACCCGCGGTACCGGCTTGCCCTGGCCAGCGGCTGCCACTGCTGAGCCTGCGGCAGAGCCTGTGAAGCTCGATCCAGCCTTGGCGCTCAAAATCGACGGTCGCGAAGTGCATTACTGGCAGGAACTCGTGGGGGGACGCGTGCCGTATGTGCAGTTGCCATACGTGTTGATCCACCGACCTGCATCCACTCTTAAAAAGCACATGGGCAAGGTCTACACGTTCGAGCATCGCCCGGAACGCTGGATTCCCCCACCCAACCTGATCGCACTGGCCACCTGGTGCTTGCAGCCCAAGGTCTTTATCGCCTCCTTTATTGCTGGCCTGATCGCAGTAACCGTACAAACCTTTTTGCCAGAACAAGGCGGCTTGGCTGGAGCAATGGGGATGATGGCCTGGACACTCCGCATCTTGACCGATGTGTTCACGCTGCTGCTCTTTCTGGCCGTCGCCGCTGGGTTCTTGATGGCGCGTGGACGGAATGACTATGTGACACGTGGCGTCACGCTGCTGTTCATTGGCGGCGTCATCGTTTACATCATGCTGCCTCGCTGGTTTGACACTTTGTGATTGGTATGCCGCCTCGCGTAGTGCCCAAGTGGTGGCTGGCCCGGACTGGCCTCTGCCTGCGCTGCGACAATAGGCTGAAACCTGTAGATGCACTTGGACCGCATACTCAAGGCATCCAAAAGCAGCGGTGCGCCAGCAGGCGCACCGTCTCTACTCTCGCTCCTGGCGGATAAGGACGGCTTCACGCCTTGACGCTGAGAGAAAGGATGTTCCGGACGCCCTTTCACCTGTTCCGTCCTCTTTTCTCGTGCTAGGACCGAACAGGGGCGCGTCGCCCGCACCCCCGCCCACCGAATCCACGAAGATGGAGGAGGGCGTCTCCTCAGTTCAGGTGACCTCCTCTTCTCCGCCAATGGGGGGCCTGGCCGGAAGAATGCAGCCAACCAATTCCCGCGGCTGTTCTGGAGCCAGAGAGGCCATCAGCGCTTCTCGCAGCAACTCCGCCTGCTCCTCGTTGGCCCGGTCGTGGATCTCCCGGACCGTCACGCAAGACATCACTCGCAGGCCACGCCGTCGTTGTCCCGGTCAAGCCGTGAGCGGTAGCCCGGCTCACCGCGGGAAATGGGCGCCGCTCCGGCTGCCCGCGCCGCCGAGCAGTTGGCGTAATACACCTCCGCCCGCTGGGCTGGCAGCGCGGGGGCCTGCAGGTTGGTCGCCGTGCTGGTCACGCGCACGTAGGTCCGGCTCACGTACCCGCTCTGTCCCCGGTGCGTCGTGCGGCACCACTGGCCCGAGCAGGCCATCGTCAGGGTGGTGCCCTTGGGCACCACGGCCACTCGCGCCGACGTGGCGCTGGCTGAACGCCGCAGCACCACGTCGGTCGTCGTTGTCGCGGTCGCGGCCTCTGCCACCGTCAGGGCCGCGAGCACCCCTGCCATCCATACGGTTCGCATGGCGGCATCCTGACATGCCCTTCCCGCCCCCACGCGCTACTTTGCGGCATGGACCAGGAGCACGCACGGCCCGAGCACGACGACGCCCCGCCCACCCTGGCGGGACCAACCCTTATCACCGTGGACGGCATCGAGGGGGGCGTCGCCCGCGTCGAGCTACCCGACGGCACCACCGCCGACTGGGACCTCGCCAGCCTGCCCCGCGGGGTCCGGGAGGGGGACGTGGTCCGCCTGCACGTCGAGCACGGCGACCTCGAGATCGAGATCGACCACGCGGAGACAGACCGGCGCCGTACGGCGGCCCAGTCCCAGCTCGATGCCCTGAACAGCGCGGCCCCCAGCGGGGAGATTGACCTGTGAGGCGGCGGCTGACCCTGGCCGCCCTCACCCTGGGCATGGCCGCGGCCCAGGCCGCCCCGCCCGGTGTCCTGACCATCCGCTTCCTCGATGTCGGTCAGGGCGACGCGGTGTTGGTGACGGCCCCCACCGGGCAGACCCTGCTGTACGACGGCGGGCGCAGCGAGAGCCGGATGCGGGAGTTGATCCGCCAGTACAGGGTCACTCGCCTCGACCTCGCCGCCGCCAGCCACGGGGACGCCGACCACATCACCGGGCTGATCCCGGCCATCGCGCTGTTCAAGCCCAAGCTGTTCCTGAACAACGGGATCGCCTCGACAACCCAGACCTATGGCCGCCTCCTGAACGTGGTGGGCCAGGCCGGGACCCAGGGGCTGCTGGCCCGCGAGCAGGTGATCAACCTGGGGGCTGTGAAGCTCACCGTCATCCCCCCTCCCCCGGGGATGCCCAAGGGTGACCAGAACGCGAACAGTGTGGGACTGCTCCTCCAGTTTGGGACGTTCCGGGCACTGCTGACGGGGGACTCCGAGACTCCGGAGACCCAGGCGTGGTTGAGAAAGTACCCTGCGAGCTTCCTGGGTCCCATCGACGTGTACAAGAGCATCCACCATGGGGCCGCCAACGGGGACAGTGCGGCGTGGCTGGCGGCGGTGCGGCCGAGGAACGTGGTCGTGTCGGTCGGTCCCAACAACTACGGGCACCCGACGGCGACGGCGCTGAACCTGTACCGCAAGGCGGGGGCCACCATCTACCGCACCGATCAGCAGGGCACGGTCACCGTGACCGTGCAGCCGGGCGGGAAATACGCGATCACGACCGAACGGCGGGGGACGGCGGCACCCTCACCCGCGACGGCCCCATCCCCTCGGCCTCAACCGGCGCCCGTGTCCGTTCCGCCTGCGTCGAGTGTGTATTACCAGAACTGTGCGGCGGCCCGAGCGGCGGGAGCGGCCCCGGTGCGGGTGGGGCAGCCCGGCTACGGCAAGCACCTGGACCGTGACGGCGACGGTGTGGGCTGCGAGTAGAGCAGCACTGCCGCTCAAGAGACGTTTCTTCGCTGTGCGTTGCCTTGGGAAGCTCCACGACGCGATGCAGTTGGCAGTGTCGCGTTCTGCCGCTGGCCTTCGAGAAACAGACGCGCTACCGACGGCGCAAGCGCTGTGCGCGTTACCGGTAGCGTACGCGGCGGCCCGGGGATCTAACCCCGAAGGGTTCTATTCGTTCTGGGAGGCGGAGGGAGCATGGGTCATGACCTGTAGAGCCTTGCCGGCGCGTTCACGCGAGAAACCATTGGCGTTCCTTGGGCGGTATGACCCACCGCAAACTCGAGCTGGCATGATCTGTGTCTTCCTCGACTTGACCGAGGAGGGCGAGTGTTGGGTGGGGGT from Deinococcus terrestris includes:
- a CDS encoding excalibur calcium-binding domain-containing protein encodes the protein MRTVWMAGVLAALTVAEAATATTTTDVVLRRSASATSARVAVVPKGTTLTMACSGQWCRTTHRGQSGYVSRTYVRVTSTATNLQAPALPAQRAEVYYANCSAARAAGAAPISRGEPGYRSRLDRDNDGVACE
- a CDS encoding DUF3006 domain-containing protein; amino-acid sequence: MDQEHARPEHDDAPPTLAGPTLITVDGIEGGVARVELPDGTTADWDLASLPRGVREGDVVRLHVEHGDLEIEIDHAETDRRRTAAQSQLDALNSAAPSGEIDL
- a CDS encoding excalibur calcium-binding domain-containing protein — encoded protein: MRRRLTLAALTLGMAAAQAAPPGVLTIRFLDVGQGDAVLVTAPTGQTLLYDGGRSESRMRELIRQYRVTRLDLAAASHGDADHITGLIPAIALFKPKLFLNNGIASTTQTYGRLLNVVGQAGTQGLLAREQVINLGAVKLTVIPPPPGMPKGDQNANSVGLLLQFGTFRALLTGDSETPETQAWLRKYPASFLGPIDVYKSIHHGAANGDSAAWLAAVRPRNVVVSVGPNNYGHPTATALNLYRKAGATIYRTDQQGTVTVTVQPGGKYAITTERRGTAAPSPATAPSPRPQPAPVSVPPASSVYYQNCAAARAAGAAPVRVGQPGYGKHLDRDGDGVGCE